In Rhodamnia argentea isolate NSW1041297 chromosome 11, ASM2092103v1, whole genome shotgun sequence, one genomic interval encodes:
- the LOC115736493 gene encoding aldehyde dehydrogenase family 3 member F1 isoform X2, whose translation MSGVEESLAELRQAFKSGQTRSVSWRKSQLRAIIDLVQDNEENIFRALYQDLGKHPVECYRDEGRLPLLFFPTSGEVMPEPLGVVLIFASWNFPLTLALDPLIGAISAGNTAVLKPSELTPACSSFLADTIPRYLDCRTIKVISGGADVGGRLLQQKWDKIFFTGSPRGGRIVMSAAAKHLTPVTLELGGKCPAILDTLSSPSDITIAVKRIVGGKWGPCGGQACIGIDYLLVERKFASTLIDLLKLTIKKFYGEEPQNSKNMCKIINKAHFERLRNLLEDPAVAASIVHGGSLHEKELFIEPSILLDPPLDAEIMTEEIFGPVLPIITLSNIQESIEFINSRPKPLAIYAFTKKDSFKRQIVSETSSGSVTFNDTMVQFLCDDLPFGGVGQSGFGRFHGKYSFDAFSHEKAVMTRGFFPEIEPRYPPWNGFKLRFIRLAYDFDYLGLLLLMLGLKR comes from the exons ATGAGTGGAGTGGAAGAGAGCTTGGCGGAGCTGAGGCAAGCGTTCAAGAGCGGCCAGACAAGGAGCGTCTCGTGGAGGAAAAGCCAACTCAGGGCCATCATCGACCTCGTTCAGGACAACGAGGAGAACATCTTCAGAGCCCTTTACCAGGATCTTGGGAAGCACCCGGTCGAATGTTACCGCGACGAG GGTCGTTTACCGTTGCTTTTTTTCCCGACGAGCGGAGAAGTAATGCCTGAACCGCTCGGTGTAGTTCTGATATTTGCATCATGGAACTTCCCTCTTA CACTCGCGTTGGACCCGTTAATTGGGGCAATATCCGCCGGAAACACGGCGGTTCTGAAACCCTCGGAGCTAACCCCAGCTTGCTCCTCATTTCTCGCCGACACCATTCCTCGCTACTTAGATTGCAGGACCATCAAGGTCATCAGCGGCGGTGCTGATGTCGGAGGCCGATTGCTTCAGCAGAAGTGGGACAAGATATTCTTCACCG GGAGTCCTAGAGGGGGACGCATTGTCATGTCGGCCGCTGCGAAGCATCTAACACCGGTTACTCTGGAGCTCGGTGGAAAATGCCCCGCCATTCTAGATACGCTCTCCAGTCCCTCGGACATAACG ATAGCTGTCAAAAGAATAGTCGGCGGAAAGTGGGGGCCGTGCGGCGGACAAGCATGTATAGGCATAGATTACTTGCTAGTCGAAAGAAAGTTTGCTTCGACTCTG ATAGACTTGCTGAAGCTGACAATCAAGAAGTTCTATGGCGAAGAACCTCAGAACTCGAAGAACATGTGCAAAATCATCAATAAGGCCCACTTCGAGAGATTGCGCAATCTGCTTGAAGACCCTGCTGTTGCGGCTTCCATTGTACATGGCGGTTCACTGCATGAAAAAGAGCT GTTCATTGAGCCATCAATTCTGCTGGATCCTCCTCTTGATGCTGAGATAATGACGGAAGAAATCTTCGGCCCGGTGCTTCCGATAATCACG TTAAGCAACATTCAAGAAAGCATCGAATTCATAAACTCCAGGCCTAAGCCTCTTGCCATATATGCCTTCACGAAAAAGGATTCGTTCAAAAGGCAGATAGTGTCGGAAACATCCTCCGGAAGCGTCACATTCAACGACACCATGGTTCAG TTCCTGTGTGATGATCTGCCTTTCGGGGGCGTCGGCCAGAGCGGCTTCGGGAGGTTCCACGGGAAGTACTCTTTCGACGCTTTCAGCCACGAAAAAGCGGTCATGACCAGAGGGTTCTTCCCCGAGATCGAGCCGAGGTATCCTCCGTGGAACGGCTTCAAGTTGCGGTTTATCAGGCTCGCCTACGATTTCGACTACCTCGGGCTGCTGCTTCTGATGCTAGGATTGAAAAGGTAA
- the LOC115736493 gene encoding aldehyde dehydrogenase family 3 member F1 isoform X1 yields MSGVEESLAELRQAFKSGQTRSVSWRKSQLRAIIDLVQDNEENIFRALYQDLGKHPVECYRDEVGVVLKSAKYSLSFLEKWMAPKKGRLPLLFFPTSGEVMPEPLGVVLIFASWNFPLTLALDPLIGAISAGNTAVLKPSELTPACSSFLADTIPRYLDCRTIKVISGGADVGGRLLQQKWDKIFFTGSPRGGRIVMSAAAKHLTPVTLELGGKCPAILDTLSSPSDITIAVKRIVGGKWGPCGGQACIGIDYLLVERKFASTLIDLLKLTIKKFYGEEPQNSKNMCKIINKAHFERLRNLLEDPAVAASIVHGGSLHEKELFIEPSILLDPPLDAEIMTEEIFGPVLPIITLSNIQESIEFINSRPKPLAIYAFTKKDSFKRQIVSETSSGSVTFNDTMVQFLCDDLPFGGVGQSGFGRFHGKYSFDAFSHEKAVMTRGFFPEIEPRYPPWNGFKLRFIRLAYDFDYLGLLLLMLGLKR; encoded by the exons ATGAGTGGAGTGGAAGAGAGCTTGGCGGAGCTGAGGCAAGCGTTCAAGAGCGGCCAGACAAGGAGCGTCTCGTGGAGGAAAAGCCAACTCAGGGCCATCATCGACCTCGTTCAGGACAACGAGGAGAACATCTTCAGAGCCCTTTACCAGGATCTTGGGAAGCACCCGGTCGAATGTTACCGCGACGAG GTAGGAGTGGTACTGAAATCAGCCAAGTATTCTTTAAGCTTCCTGGAGAAATGGATGGCTCCTAAGAAG GGTCGTTTACCGTTGCTTTTTTTCCCGACGAGCGGAGAAGTAATGCCTGAACCGCTCGGTGTAGTTCTGATATTTGCATCATGGAACTTCCCTCTTA CACTCGCGTTGGACCCGTTAATTGGGGCAATATCCGCCGGAAACACGGCGGTTCTGAAACCCTCGGAGCTAACCCCAGCTTGCTCCTCATTTCTCGCCGACACCATTCCTCGCTACTTAGATTGCAGGACCATCAAGGTCATCAGCGGCGGTGCTGATGTCGGAGGCCGATTGCTTCAGCAGAAGTGGGACAAGATATTCTTCACCG GGAGTCCTAGAGGGGGACGCATTGTCATGTCGGCCGCTGCGAAGCATCTAACACCGGTTACTCTGGAGCTCGGTGGAAAATGCCCCGCCATTCTAGATACGCTCTCCAGTCCCTCGGACATAACG ATAGCTGTCAAAAGAATAGTCGGCGGAAAGTGGGGGCCGTGCGGCGGACAAGCATGTATAGGCATAGATTACTTGCTAGTCGAAAGAAAGTTTGCTTCGACTCTG ATAGACTTGCTGAAGCTGACAATCAAGAAGTTCTATGGCGAAGAACCTCAGAACTCGAAGAACATGTGCAAAATCATCAATAAGGCCCACTTCGAGAGATTGCGCAATCTGCTTGAAGACCCTGCTGTTGCGGCTTCCATTGTACATGGCGGTTCACTGCATGAAAAAGAGCT GTTCATTGAGCCATCAATTCTGCTGGATCCTCCTCTTGATGCTGAGATAATGACGGAAGAAATCTTCGGCCCGGTGCTTCCGATAATCACG TTAAGCAACATTCAAGAAAGCATCGAATTCATAAACTCCAGGCCTAAGCCTCTTGCCATATATGCCTTCACGAAAAAGGATTCGTTCAAAAGGCAGATAGTGTCGGAAACATCCTCCGGAAGCGTCACATTCAACGACACCATGGTTCAG TTCCTGTGTGATGATCTGCCTTTCGGGGGCGTCGGCCAGAGCGGCTTCGGGAGGTTCCACGGGAAGTACTCTTTCGACGCTTTCAGCCACGAAAAAGCGGTCATGACCAGAGGGTTCTTCCCCGAGATCGAGCCGAGGTATCCTCCGTGGAACGGCTTCAAGTTGCGGTTTATCAGGCTCGCCTACGATTTCGACTACCTCGGGCTGCTGCTTCTGATGCTAGGATTGAAAAGGTAA